In Streptomyces chartreusis, the following proteins share a genomic window:
- a CDS encoding SCO6745 family protein, whose protein sequence is MKTARAAWRGLEPVHGMIYFVPEARRRYADLGLSGRAGYFTSRSAAFGRASAELVIATFYNFNPALVRQALDGAWDATTPQQVLDARYAAAGEALRRAGIHELPALDEVLTLTRRATEAAREHAQGRPLFAAHAALPWPEDPVLQLWHAQTLLREFRGDGHVACLLSEGIGALEALVLHAATGDVPVGFLKASRAWPEEEWVDTRERLRERGLLDGDALSPEGVLLRRHIEDRTDRLALPAYAALGDADCERLAELAGSFGRAVLEAGLLKLG, encoded by the coding sequence GTGAAGACAGCGCGTGCGGCCTGGCGCGGACTCGAACCCGTGCACGGCATGATCTACTTCGTCCCCGAGGCCAGGCGCCGGTACGCGGACCTCGGACTGAGCGGACGCGCCGGCTACTTCACCTCCCGCAGCGCCGCGTTCGGCCGGGCATCCGCCGAGCTGGTCATCGCGACGTTCTACAACTTCAACCCCGCTCTCGTACGGCAGGCGCTCGACGGGGCCTGGGACGCAACGACGCCCCAGCAGGTGCTGGACGCACGCTACGCCGCGGCGGGCGAAGCCCTGCGGCGCGCGGGAATCCACGAACTGCCCGCCCTCGACGAGGTCCTGACACTGACCCGCCGGGCCACCGAGGCGGCCCGGGAACACGCGCAGGGCCGCCCGCTGTTCGCCGCGCACGCCGCGCTGCCCTGGCCGGAGGATCCGGTACTGCAGCTGTGGCATGCCCAGACACTGCTCCGGGAATTCCGTGGGGACGGCCATGTCGCCTGCCTGCTGAGCGAGGGCATCGGGGCCCTGGAGGCCCTGGTTCTGCACGCCGCCACCGGTGATGTTCCCGTCGGCTTCCTCAAGGCCAGCCGCGCATGGCCCGAGGAGGAGTGGGTCGACACCCGGGAACGCCTACGCGAGCGAGGTCTCCTCGACGGCGACGCCCTCAGCCCGGAAGGCGTACTCCTGCGCCGGCACATCGAGGACCGCACCGACCGCCTGGCCCTTCCCGCCTACGCCGCGCTGGGAGACGCCGACTGTGAGCGTCTCGCCGAACTCGCCGGCTCCTTCGGCCGCGCCGTCCTCGAAGCCGGCCTTCTCAAGCTCGGCTGA
- a CDS encoding cytochrome P450, which translates to MTSPALDSFAPGTGAAGWGPAAGPESTDILDPLGLLDLFGDPFVRDPHPWLDLLRAESPVHHDPATGLWLVSRHQDVRRVLLDPERFHPDNAQHAVTPLPVAVLRVLARVGFTLPPALANNGTLSHSGLRRVVTRFFNAQRVAAAVPAIERIAEELLDGVRSQLDTTDGCDLFTSFAQVLPCRVLMEVLGIQDVEPATLIRWSDASLELFWGRPPLERQLELAELVAEFHQWLTETVRSGTVPAGSFIGALARHRLPDGRSLDAETAVAACFFVFIAGQSTTGQLIATVLRRALDEPGRWPHVAGAAGRAEAWVEEVLRREPPVTTWRRVTPQATRLGGVGLPAGAQLLLMLMGSGSDPEVFPQPERMCPNRANIRHHLAFGAGRHRCPGASLARTEAAVALRAAARRLPDIRPAAGTGEPPMLGLLSFRAPSKVAVERA; encoded by the coding sequence GTGACTTCCCCGGCTCTGGATTCCTTCGCACCGGGTACTGGAGCAGCCGGGTGGGGCCCGGCGGCCGGCCCCGAATCCACCGACATCCTTGATCCGCTGGGTCTGCTCGACCTGTTCGGTGACCCCTTCGTCCGCGATCCCCACCCCTGGCTGGACCTCCTGCGGGCCGAGTCTCCCGTTCACCATGACCCTGCTACCGGGCTGTGGCTTGTCAGCCGTCACCAGGACGTACGCCGGGTCCTGCTCGACCCGGAGCGGTTCCACCCGGACAACGCCCAGCACGCCGTCACCCCGCTGCCCGTCGCCGTGCTGCGGGTCCTGGCTCGCGTCGGCTTCACGCTCCCGCCCGCCCTGGCGAACAACGGCACCCTGAGCCACTCCGGACTGCGCCGCGTGGTCACACGGTTCTTCAACGCACAGCGTGTCGCAGCGGCCGTGCCGGCGATCGAGCGCATCGCCGAGGAACTGCTCGACGGCGTCCGGTCCCAACTCGACACCACTGACGGCTGCGACCTGTTCACCTCATTCGCGCAGGTCCTTCCGTGCAGGGTGCTGATGGAGGTCCTCGGCATCCAGGACGTCGAACCGGCCACTCTGATCCGCTGGAGTGACGCCTCGCTGGAGCTGTTCTGGGGCAGGCCTCCGCTCGAACGGCAACTGGAATTGGCAGAACTCGTCGCGGAATTCCATCAGTGGCTCACCGAGACCGTGCGCAGCGGTACGGTCCCTGCCGGCTCGTTCATCGGGGCACTCGCCCGTCACCGCCTGCCCGACGGCAGGTCACTGGACGCCGAGACCGCGGTCGCCGCGTGCTTCTTCGTCTTCATCGCCGGCCAGTCCACCACCGGGCAACTCATCGCCACCGTGCTGCGCCGGGCACTGGACGAGCCCGGCAGGTGGCCGCACGTGGCCGGGGCAGCGGGCCGGGCCGAGGCCTGGGTGGAAGAAGTCCTGCGACGTGAGCCGCCGGTGACCACCTGGCGCCGGGTGACCCCGCAGGCCACCCGACTGGGCGGCGTCGGACTGCCGGCCGGTGCGCAGTTGCTGCTGATGCTCATGGGCAGCGGATCCGACCCGGAGGTCTTCCCGCAACCGGAACGGATGTGTCCGAACCGGGCGAACATCCGCCACCACCTGGCATTCGGCGCCGGTCGACACCGCTGCCCGGGTGCGTCCTTGGCGCGCACGGAGGCGGCGGTGGCCCTGCGGGCAGCAGCACGCAGACTTCCGGACATCCGACCGGCCGCCGGGACGGGGGAGCCACCCATGCTCGGCCTGCTGTCGTTCAGAGCACCGTCGAAGGTGGCGGTGGAACGGGCATAG